From the genome of Bos javanicus breed banteng chromosome 23, ARS-OSU_banteng_1.0, whole genome shotgun sequence:
acaactactgaagcccgtgcactccagagcctgtgctccacacagagccacacagtgagaagcctgcacacctcaactagagagtggACAGTAGACCCctcttgccgcaactagagaaagcccatgcccagcaacgaagacccggcatggcaataagtaattttaaaaagagagagatggtcAAGCAGGGGGCCCAAGGTGTCAAAGGCCTCGTCCAAGGTCACCGTCTAATGAACAGTAGAGACAAAGCTACAGCTTAGACCCCCTGACTGCCCCCATCCTCTGCTCTTTCCACCATATCCGGGGACAAACACCTTGAGAATGGATGCTCAGGGTTGGAAAGTTGGAAAACAAGGGAACAGCCCAGAAATTTATGCCTGCAGGACTGAATCCATTCACTTTGAGTGAATGAGACAAGCAGCCAGATACCAGCTCAGTGTATATGACCCATCTCTCCTGTATGAAGCAGACACAGTCCTGGCTGGGTCTCCCCTGGCCACCAGCATTCAAGCTGCTTCTATAACTTGACACTGTCTTCCCGTCTTAGCCAAACATTAGGTTGAACTGTACAATGCTGCTAATTTTATAGGTAAAAAATGATAGCATATTGACAATTCCGTATGTCCAATCAAgtacaccctcacacacacaccagtaaTAAGTTGTATACCCAGAGCGCCCAATGGGGAGGAAAAGGCTGAACAGTGGGGAGTCAGATGCTGGGGTCTCTGTGCCCCCATCACTCTGACCCCAGGACTGGAGGCCACTTACTCTTTGACTTCTTTGGAGGAAAAATCCAGATAGCGGTTGCTGATCCACTGAATCTCAAACCAGTCCCGAAAGCCGTTGTTGCCGCAGCACTTGAACTCGATCTGCAGCATGTCGATGGTCTTCTTCATGAAACACCGGCCTGGGGTGTCCGTGTCCCGGTAGAATTTCATGCCGTTCTTGAGTCCGTGGGCCAGCGTACTCTCCAGCGAGCCCCGCAGGAGGAAGCAGCAGAGGGCCACCAGGAAGAGGACCACGTTGAAGAGGACACACACGGCCAGGTACGGCTTCAGCCAGGGCTTCCACTTGGCGTACTTGGCAGGGTCCAGGGCGTCGTAACAGATCTTGCCAGCCAGAGAATTGAAGACACAGGACAGCACCCCCACCCCGATCAAGGAATTGGGCACAAAATGGCTCTCAGAATTGTTCATCACATCGCTTCTCTTCCGGAGTTCAATCTTCAGGAACAGCCCTAAGCCGAAGATGATGATGCCAGCCAACACGGAGAACCAGTTCATGAGCCAGAGCCCTTGGGCCAACTTGACCCGCTTCTTCTGGTCAAATTTGACTTTCAG
Proteins encoded in this window:
- the PRPH2 gene encoding peripherin-2, whose amino-acid sequence is MALLKVKFDQKKRVKLAQGLWLMNWFSVLAGIIIFGLGLFLKIELRKRSDVMNNSESHFVPNSLIGVGVLSCVFNSLAGKICYDALDPAKYAKWKPWLKPYLAVCVLFNVVLFLVALCCFLLRGSLESTLAHGLKNGMKFYRDTDTPGRCFMKKTIDMLQIEFKCCGNNGFRDWFEIQWISNRYLDFSSKEVKDRIKSNVDGRYLVDGVPFSCCNPNSPRPCIQYQLTNNSAHYSYDHQTEELNLWLRGCRAALLSYYSNLMNTTGAATLLVWLFEVTITVGLRYLHTALEGMANPEDPECESEGWLLEKSVPETWKAFLESVKKLGKGNQVEAEGEDAGQAPAAG